A genome region from Candidatus Acetothermia bacterium includes the following:
- a CDS encoding LacI family transcriptional regulator → MQKKLTIKEIADLAGVSKATVSRVLNAKPGVSPTTRRKVEEVIKAHSYAPNLVARGLSLRRTGIIGLVVAHTARRLSSHLFFLEFLRGISRVLEGEGFRLILATADSEEDYESSCRNMAHEGLTEGVVVLGVRKNDKRLRHFLQNGVPLVTVGNPLGYPGVSFVDADNYGGARMATEYLIGLGHERILFINGPKAHTGSLAREHGYKAALVAHGTKEHHIVYGDFSFESGYRAIKESLNRGYQPSGVFAASDLAAMGAIIALKEAGIRAGKDASVIGFDDIPYASFFDPPLTTVRQPISEMGEEAGRLILQVLRGVAAPLGKIFPTTLVVRESTVPSRA, encoded by the coding sequence ATGCAAAAGAAGCTGACCATCAAGGAGATCGCCGACCTTGCTGGTGTGTCCAAGGCCACAGTATCGCGGGTCCTCAACGCCAAGCCCGGTGTAAGCCCGACCACCCGGAGGAAGGTGGAGGAAGTCATCAAGGCCCATTCCTATGCACCCAATTTAGTGGCGCGCGGGCTGAGCCTGCGGCGGACGGGGATCATCGGGCTGGTGGTGGCCCACACCGCAAGGCGCCTCTCTTCCCACCTGTTCTTCCTGGAGTTCCTGCGCGGGATCAGCCGCGTCCTGGAGGGGGAAGGGTTCCGGCTGATCCTGGCCACGGCCGATTCGGAGGAGGACTATGAATCCTCTTGTCGGAACATGGCCCACGAGGGCCTGACCGAGGGCGTCGTCGTCCTTGGCGTTCGCAAGAACGACAAGCGCCTCCGGCACTTCCTCCAAAACGGGGTGCCTTTGGTCACGGTGGGGAACCCCCTGGGCTATCCCGGGGTGAGCTTTGTCGACGCCGACAACTACGGTGGGGCCCGGATGGCCACCGAGTACCTCATCGGGCTCGGCCATGAGAGGATCCTCTTCATCAATGGGCCGAAGGCACATACCGGGTCCTTAGCTCGGGAACACGGGTACAAGGCAGCGCTTGTTGCCCATGGGACAAAGGAACACCACATCGTGTACGGAGACTTCTCCTTCGAGAGCGGTTACAGGGCGATCAAGGAATCCCTCAACCGGGGGTACCAACCCTCCGGCGTATTCGCGGCCAGTGACCTGGCGGCCATGGGGGCGATCATCGCCCTCAAGGAGGCCGGGATACGCGCCGGAAAGGATGCTTCTGTCATTGGGTTTGACGACATCCCCTATGCAAGCTTCTTCGATCCCCCGCTGACCACGGTGCGACAACCGATCAGTGAGATGGGTGAAGAAGCGGGCCGGCTCATCCTCCAGGTGCTCAGGGGGGTGGCGGCTCCGCTGGGCAAGATCTTCCCAACCACGCTTGTCGTCCGGGAAAGCACTGTGCCCAGTCGGGCTTGA